Genomic DNA from Flavobacterium sp. N502540:
AAAATTCCTCCGGCGCTTCTACTATAGATCGCAGTTTTTGTCGGATTTGTATATCCTTCTTTAATCATATATTCAGTGCAGGCAATTACGTCTTTCCAGGTATTTGGTTTTGTGCTTTTTTGACCTTCCAAATGCCATTTTTCGCCTAATTCTCCACCACCTCTTACGTGAGCAACAGCAAGTATTCCGCCTCTTTCTACCCATAAAAGTAGATTTGGACTAAAACTAGGAGACATAGACATTCCGTAAGCGCCATAACCATAGAATAATACAGGGTTGTTTGAATCTTTTTTAAGTCCTTTTTTGTAAATAATGGACAAAGGAACTTCGACACCATCATAGGATTTTACCATTACTTCTTCGATTTCAAAATTTTCAAACTCCGGGTATTCAATAATAGTTGAGAGTTCTTCTCGGGTAAAATTATTTGTTTTTACATCGTATTTATAACGTTCTCCTTTGGTTGTCCAGCCTGTTGTTCGAACCCATAAGTCTGAAAATTTACTTCCTCTCGAACTTAAAACAATGGTAGCAGATTTTTTAGGTGTTTTAATTTCCTTGTGGTTTTTTCCTTCAAAATCAGTGAAGAACAATTTACTTTCGATTCCGTTTTTTATTTTGGTATAAAAAATCCCGTCTTTGGTAATAGTAATAGGTTCCAAACTGGCTTCTTTGTCTTCAGGAATCACCAGTGTTGCGGTTGCTAAATCTGGATTAGCAATACTGGTTTTTATTACTTTAAATTTTGGGGCATTCAGACTTGTGTAGAAATAAATGTCTTTATCGCTAAATGAAAAGCTTTTAACTTCATCTTTTCTGTCTGTTAATAACTTCCACTTAATTTTAGCAGTATTCAAATCAGAACCTTTTGCCATAAAAACTTTTTGGTTCGGATCTACAGAAGAAGGTATTAGAAAAAGCATCTTACTATCGGTATCATAAGCCATAAGAGGAATTTCTTCTTCTGCAATTTTTAATTCAGGATACATGGCCTTCGAAAAAATCACTTTATCCTGCGCAACATTATGTCCTACAACGTGCAATTTTGTTACAATATTCAATTGCGCTTTTGCATCATGAATATCTGCCGTAGGTGATTGTGAGTACAAAAACGATTTGTCATCGTCTAACCAGTTGGCACCTCCAAATCTTAACTTGTCGATTTTGTCAGATAAAATTTTATTGTCAGCTACATTTATTAAAAGCATTTCACTCATTTCGCCGCCATTTTTCGAAATATTTACAGCAATCAGTTTTCCGTTCTTATTTGGAGAAAAGGAACTAATCTTAAAGATATCTTTTGCTTCACCTTTTAAAGTTTGTGGGTCAAAAATTAAGGTTTCTTTTCCTTTTAAACCGGCTCTTTTATAGAGTTTTGCAACCTGATCTTGTGGAGTTGTTTTTTGATAATAATAAGTGCCGTCTTCTGTAATTTCCAGTCCAGTGATCGATTCAGTAATTCTGTTATTTATAGAAGTTAATTCATCAATAAGAGTTTGTTTCCCAGGAATTGAGTTTAAGATATTGCTTGTATAATCTGCCTGAGCTTTTAACCAGCTTAATGTTTGTTCGTTTTTTAAATCTTCGAGATTTCTGTATTTGTCTTCTACTTTAATTCCAAAATAAGTATCTGTAACAGGAACAGATGGTGCTTTTTCGGGTTTGTTTTGCGCAAATAAACTTCCTGTAGAAATAATTCCAAGAGAAAGAAAAGCG
This window encodes:
- a CDS encoding prolyl oligopeptidase family serine peptidase, whose amino-acid sequence is MKANTFKKVAFLSLGIISTGSLFAQNKPEKAPSVPVTDTYFGIKVEDKYRNLEDLKNEQTLSWLKAQADYTSNILNSIPGKQTLIDELTSINNRITESITGLEITEDGTYYYQKTTPQDQVAKLYKRAGLKGKETLIFDPQTLKGEAKDIFKISSFSPNKNGKLIAVNISKNGGEMSEMLLINVADNKILSDKIDKLRFGGANWLDDDKSFLYSQSPTADIHDAKAQLNIVTKLHVVGHNVAQDKVIFSKAMYPELKIAEEEIPLMAYDTDSKMLFLIPSSVDPNQKVFMAKGSDLNTAKIKWKLLTDRKDEVKSFSFSDKDIYFYTSLNAPKFKVIKTSIANPDLATATLVIPEDKEASLEPITITKDGIFYTKIKNGIESKLFFTDFEGKNHKEIKTPKKSATIVLSSRGSKFSDLWVRTTGWTTKGERYKYDVKTNNFTREELSTIIEYPEFENFEIEEVMVKSYDGVEVPLSIIYKKGLKKDSNNPVLFYGYGAYGMSMSPSFSPNLLLWVERGGILAVAHVRGGGELGEKWHLEGQKSTKPNTWKDVIACTEYMIKEGYTNPTKTAIYSRSAGGIFVGRAITERPDLYAVAIPGVGSMNTVRSENTPNGPANIAEFGTMKIEGEAKALIEMDSYLQLKEGVKYPATLTTAGFNDPRIIVWSPAKFAARLLEVNVSQKPTLLKVDYEAGHFGGATKAKSYEEIADVLSFALWQVGHPDFQPKN